In Pongo pygmaeus isolate AG05252 chromosome 19, NHGRI_mPonPyg2-v2.0_pri, whole genome shotgun sequence, the genomic stretch aataatgaaaaaagctCATAGAAtaaggttaaaaagaaagaaaatatttttgtatagctatataatttgtgtggttttttttttgtttatttgtctgagacagggtctcactctgtcacccagactggagggcagtggcacaatcacggctcactatgGTCTCAACTTCTTGAGctccagagatcctcccacctcactcagGAGGACGTCAGTCCTCCAGGCAGACATCAGGCCCCAGGTGGACCCTGGACTCAAGGTGTATACCAGGCCCCAAGTTGACAACCAGGCCCCAGATGAACACCAAGGCCCTAGGTGGACAGCAGGCCTATGTTGAACACCAGACTCATGTGGACATCAGGCCGCAGGTAGACATCATGCCTTAGGTAGATACATAGGCTCAAGGTGGACATTAGACCGAAGACTCCAGGTGGACATTAGATCCAAGTCCCCAGGTGATCATCAGGCCCAGCTGAAAACTCAGCCCTTAGGTGCACATCCGGCCTTAGGTGGACACCCAGGCCCCGAGTGATCATCAGACCCCAGGTGGACACAAGGCCTTAGGTGAACAACAAGACCTGGTAGGCCATCAGGCCCCAGCTGGATACAGTCCCCAGGTGAACGCAAGGCCCCCAGAGGGACATAGGCCCAAGGCAGACATCAGGCCCTAGGTGGACATCAGGCCTGAGGACATCCGGCCCCTGGTGAACATCAGGCACAGGTGTCCAAACAGGCCCTGGGTGGACATAACTGTGTAGAGGTAATGAGTTGACCTAGGGCTAGGGTGAGCAGTCAGCAGCCCAGTGGAGTCCCGAGTAGGTCTTAAGGAAGGAAGGGGCCGAGGGGACAGAACCGTAAAGAAGCGACCTCACTTCCTTGATGATGACACACACAAACAGAACTTAGAACTCTGGTAACCAGGCGCCCATATCCCAGAGTCAGCGCCGTACCCAGCTCAGTTGGTGGGAGATGCTCAAGAAAGCAAGATGTTCTCGTGTTGCTTCCCCACTTTGAGAGGTTGCTGCTTCAGGAATGGAGGGAGTGAGAGTCTTTTCCGACGATGCCGAAAAAGTCTCATCCCTCACCCCAGACGCCTGTGGCCCTTTGTAAGAAGGCGCACCCAGGTACCACAGGGCAGCCCGGGGCAGGCCCTAGTAGGCCAGGCCACACCAGAGATCCCATCGGGGCTGCATCTGCTCATTGTCCTTGTCTAggaggacatttgggagcccatggaGGCACAGACACATGATGAGGTGGCCTGCAGCCTGGAAGACTTTGCGCGGGTGGTGTTTAGGGGCTGGAACTCCTTTAAATTCAGTGaggttgtttctttgtttggaaATTCCAGTGGAAGGTGACTGATGCTGGTGACCCTTTCTCCTTTTTCAGCTCCTGGTCCATATGTAGAAATGAGAGCACTGCCAGCACCAGCTGTCGAGCCAGAGCCAGCATGGGAAGAGCCCCCTCCAGAGAGAGCGCTGGAGCTAGAGGGAGCTCCAGCCAAGGACCAGACCAACGAGGATCTGCCTGAAATCATGGCACCTACTGTAGCCACTGGCCTTAGCCCTGGAGCTGAAAGCGTGGCTGGAGAGAGAAGTGGGAGGGAAGGGGTGACTAGCACAGCTTCAGCCAGCAGCTCCCATGCTGCCCCTagtcctgggcacagtggcaaaCATGCAGGCAGAGAGCAGAGCATTAGGCCTGAGCTCCTGTACCTCACTGGAGAGAGGCATCTCTCATTCATTATAGCCACAGCCCTGCTGCTGCAGGTCCTGTTTATTCTCCTAGTCCTGGTGGGGTTTATCTGTGTGCAGGAGGTGCTGGAGAGCATTAAAAGAAGGCTAGGAAGAAGAGTTCCAGCAGCTCCTCCTGCTCCCGGaggcaacctcctcctccagacATGGATGTGTGTCCGCAACTGGGCATCCAGGCTGTTTGCCCCTAATGTGCTGCCCGGGACAGGCCCTTAACAGGCGGGCAGGGGGTGAGGGGACCAGGAGGTGGCTCCAAAAGGTACAgcaaacaaagattttaaagacaGCCCTTGTGCCCCAGGCTCTCATGCCGCCACCTGCCCTACCATTTATTAATAGTGTTAGAATTACAAGTTGATGAAACGACATTAAAATAAAGTTTGATTTCTGAAACTTCATGCCCTTTTGAACTCCCTAATGTAAGATGGTGTTTTTGAGGCTATCCTGAAAATCTCTGATAGTtgtgtcttttgttgttgttgtttgtgtggTTGAATTACCATCGAGTCATCTGTTATTGGAAACCTTTCAGGTATGGCTTTTAGAAGACCTTGACCTACTCTTGCCTGTTTTGACTCTCTGGTTTATTGTGGAAAGAGGGAAGATGTAGGCTCATGTCTCCGGCAGATCAATCACCTTTTGCCATCAAGGATTTGGCATCAGAGTTTCCAAGAATTATGTGTGCAAGTTGACATGCTGGTACTTTAGCTAATCTGGGCGTCAAAACAGAATGCCATAGACTAGGTAGCATAgaaaattgatttctcacagttctggagatggtAAAATCCAAGGTCTAATGGTCAGCAGATTCCGTGGGGCTGACTTCCTGGTCCATAGACAGCCATCTTTTTACTGTGTCTGTACATGACAGAAGGGATGAGGGAGCTCTCTGCAGTCCCTTTGATAGGGGCaccaattccattcatgaggtcCTTGCCTTCATGAGCTTAATCACCTGCCAAGGCCGCAcccccaaataccatcacatagaattcaacacatgaatttaaGGAGGACAATAACATTTGCTTTACAGAATCAGGTCACCCCGCGCCATATGCACTCACAGGAAATCTCTAATCTCCTATTAAGTATTTGCTGGTCCCCTCTGGGATtcgggaattttttttctttaagaaaaatgatcTTTCATGTGATCCATGGTTTATtcatagaaaagcactgtgagtTCATACACTTGCTAAAAAGAAGAGCAATTGTGATACAAAAATGAGAGTGAcctgtctccctctcttctttttaaCCAACCCATTGGGCTGAGATGTTATAGGGTCCCTTGGCTGGGCAGTAGGACGTGAGTAGCCACAAACGGCAAATACAACTTCTTGGTCAGTTTGGAGTAGAAAAGGTGACATTttgtcaacaaaagaaaaagtaaagcagATGGAGAAGTTCTTAGTTCACATTCTAGCTATACCACCACTTCCCTATCAAACCCCACCCCCAACTAAGGAACTAAGACATAAAAGAGTAAACACCAAGGCACTGGTAACCAATTGACTCTTCTGAATGCCCTTGCTATCTCCTACAATAATTCCAGGCTGAGTATAGGGGTCAGGAAAGCAGCAGGAACATGATGGTTCACTGTGGAGGTCAGCAAGGGCTAAGACAGTGATTTCTGCCCACTAGGGCTAGAAATCAGGAAGGGAGAGGCTAAGTGAAGACCAGCCCTAGCCTCCAAGTCAGCAAGCAATGAGACTGTgacaaaagcaggcagaggaagctTGAGGTAGAAAGACAGGGGAAGAAAGCAAGTACAGGGCGAGAAGGGAACTGTGCAGCGAAAGCAGCCAATCTGATGGCAGAGGGAGACCGGTGCTTAGAAGCTCATTTGGTGAGAGAGAATGAATAGAGGAGGCACAGAGATGGGGAACATTTAACTGGCGAGAGAGATTTAAGACGAATGGGAAGAGAAATCTCGCAAAAAGGACACATTCA encodes the following:
- the LOC129017685 gene encoding CMT1A duplicated region transcript 15 protein-like protein isoform X1 — its product is MPKKSHPSPQTPVALCKKAHPAPGPYVEMRALPAPAVEPEPAWEEPPPERALELEGAPAKDQTNEDLPEIMAPTVATGLSPGAESVAGERSGREGVTSTASASSSHAAPSPGHSGKHAGREQSIRPELLYLTGERHLSFIIATALLLQVLFILLVLVGFICVQEVLESIKRRLGRRVPAAPPAPGGNLLLQTWMCVRNWASRLFAPNVLPGTGP
- the LOC129017685 gene encoding CMT1A duplicated region transcript 15 protein-like protein isoform X2, with amino-acid sequence MPKKSHPSPQTPVALSPGPYVEMRALPAPAVEPEPAWEEPPPERALELEGAPAKDQTNEDLPEIMAPTVATGLSPGAESVAGERSGREGVTSTASASSSHAAPSPGHSGKHAGREQSIRPELLYLTGERHLSFIIATALLLQVLFILLVLVGFICVQEVLESIKRRLGRRVPAAPPAPGGNLLLQTWMCVRNWASRLFAPNVLPGTGP